A genomic window from Gemmatimonas sp. includes:
- a CDS encoding amidohydrolase family protein, whose product MTLLSSVRRVGVLGLCIAALPLGAALQAQGAVDVLITGAMVYDGTGAPGRITNVGIRGDRIAFVGAIPRGTTAARRIDATGLIVSPGFIDPHTHAYEGLPRLNAERRLSASNLMQGVTTVTIGPDGRGPFDVKRILDESEKLGLGTNAYATVGFGTVRANVMGASSAPATKVQIDSMRALITKAMREGALGVGSGLFYAPQSYASTDEAIAVISAAKPFGGVYDTHQRDESSYTIGLLASVRETIRIGCESGLTANVGHIKTLGVDVWGKADSVLGIMREARAKGCVVTADQYPWTASGTGLSAALVPRWAQAGGNDSLKLRIADATLREKMLVEMRDNLRRRGGDSTLLLTGGSATARSYIGKTLKQAAAERNMPAVETALAMINEGLDMSVASFNMTEADIETFMKDPYVMTSSDGSGGHPRLYGTYPRKIRRYVLDKPVITMERMVRASSGQVAETYRIPDRGVLRAGAFADVIVFDPKTIRDEATYVEPTRLSSGMVWVFVNGQAAVQEGRMTNVFAGRALRR is encoded by the coding sequence ATGACTCTCCTCTCATCTGTCCGTCGCGTGGGAGTGCTCGGCCTGTGCATCGCCGCCCTGCCACTCGGTGCGGCATTGCAAGCGCAAGGCGCGGTGGACGTGCTGATTACCGGCGCCATGGTGTACGACGGTACCGGCGCACCGGGACGCATCACCAACGTCGGCATTCGCGGCGACCGCATCGCCTTTGTGGGCGCGATCCCGCGCGGCACCACGGCCGCGCGTCGTATTGATGCCACCGGTCTGATCGTGTCACCGGGGTTCATCGACCCGCACACGCATGCGTATGAAGGACTGCCGCGACTGAACGCCGAGCGGCGGTTGAGCGCGTCGAATCTGATGCAGGGCGTCACGACCGTCACGATCGGCCCCGATGGTCGCGGGCCGTTCGACGTGAAGCGCATTCTCGATGAGTCGGAGAAGCTCGGACTTGGCACCAACGCGTATGCCACGGTGGGCTTCGGCACTGTGCGCGCCAACGTGATGGGTGCGTCGTCGGCGCCGGCCACGAAGGTGCAGATCGACTCCATGCGCGCGCTCATCACGAAGGCGATGCGGGAAGGCGCGCTCGGTGTGGGCTCAGGCTTGTTCTACGCGCCGCAAAGCTACGCCAGCACCGACGAAGCGATCGCCGTAATCTCGGCCGCGAAACCGTTCGGCGGCGTGTACGACACGCATCAGCGCGACGAGTCGTCGTACACCATTGGCCTCCTCGCGTCGGTGCGCGAAACGATCCGCATCGGCTGCGAATCGGGTCTCACCGCGAACGTGGGACACATCAAGACGCTCGGCGTTGATGTATGGGGCAAGGCCGACAGCGTGTTGGGCATCATGCGTGAGGCGCGCGCCAAGGGATGTGTGGTCACGGCCGATCAGTATCCATGGACAGCGAGCGGAACAGGGCTGAGTGCTGCGTTGGTGCCGCGCTGGGCACAGGCCGGCGGCAATGATTCGCTCAAGCTGCGCATTGCTGACGCCACGTTGCGCGAGAAGATGCTGGTGGAAATGCGCGACAATCTGCGACGTCGCGGTGGCGACAGCACGCTGTTGCTCACCGGTGGCAGTGCCACGGCGAGGTCGTATATCGGCAAGACACTCAAGCAGGCCGCGGCCGAGCGGAACATGCCGGCGGTGGAGACGGCGTTGGCGATGATCAACGAAGGACTCGACATGAGCGTGGCGTCGTTCAACATGACCGAAGCCGACATCGAGACGTTCATGAAGGATCCGTACGTGATGACGAGCTCCGACGGGTCGGGCGGACACCCGCGGCTGTATGGCACGTACCCGCGCAAGATCCGTCGTTACGTGCTCGACAAGCCGGTGATCACGATGGAGCGGATGGTGCGCGCGTCGTCGGGGCAGGTGGCCGAGACGTATCGCATTCCCGATCGCGGCGTGCTGCGGGCCGGTGCGTTCGCTGATGTGATCGTGTTCGATCCCAAGACGATCCGGGACGAAGCGACGTATGTGGAGCCCACCCGCTTGTCGAGCGGGATGGTGTGGGTGTTCGTGAACGGACAAGCGGCGGTGCAGGAGGGACGGATGACGAATGTGTTCGCGGGGCGCGCACTGCGCCGCTAG
- a CDS encoding FAD-binding oxidoreductase, whose product MSPDALRNQQVDSSMRVVIIGGGVMGAATASFLGARYGIRATVIERDASYARASSALSVCAIRQQFSTEINIRISQQSLAFYRDIGTQLAVGADRPSIGLVEPGYLYLATSAGANVLEENQALQTRCGAAVALLSPSELARRFPWLSLEQIALGSLGLSTATSGEGWFDGYSALQAFRQHAIAHGAQFLEAEAVDFDVRDGAVQSVITSAGDRIAADAVLITAGAWSSPLAGMLGFDLPVRARKRDVFSLQAPGPLPGCPLVIDPSGFWFRPDGDTGQFLCGSPPRGEDIDGVPLDQVDHGLFDEWLWPRLAERVPQFDELRVTGSWAGYYEYNTFDQNGLVGRLPGVRNAFVAAGFSGHGLQQAPAVGLGVAELIATGAYGVLDLSPLGLERIAAKAPLVERNVI is encoded by the coding sequence ATGTCTCCAGACGCTTTGCGGAACCAGCAGGTGGACTCGTCCATGCGAGTGGTCATCATCGGTGGCGGTGTGATGGGCGCCGCCACGGCCTCGTTTCTCGGGGCGCGCTACGGCATTCGCGCCACCGTGATCGAGCGTGACGCGTCGTATGCGCGAGCATCGAGTGCGCTGTCGGTGTGCGCCATCCGGCAGCAATTCTCCACCGAGATCAACATCCGGATCTCGCAGCAGAGCCTCGCGTTCTATCGCGACATCGGCACGCAGTTGGCGGTAGGCGCTGATCGGCCCAGCATCGGCTTGGTGGAACCGGGATACCTGTATCTCGCCACCAGCGCCGGCGCCAACGTGCTCGAGGAGAATCAGGCGCTGCAGACGCGCTGCGGTGCCGCAGTGGCACTGCTGTCGCCGAGCGAGCTTGCGCGGCGCTTCCCGTGGTTGTCGCTGGAGCAGATCGCGTTGGGATCGCTGGGGCTCTCGACGGCCACGAGCGGGGAAGGTTGGTTCGACGGCTACTCCGCGCTTCAGGCGTTCCGACAGCACGCCATCGCGCATGGTGCACAATTTCTCGAGGCCGAAGCGGTCGATTTCGACGTGCGCGATGGCGCGGTGCAGTCGGTGATCACCTCGGCGGGCGACCGTATCGCCGCCGACGCCGTGCTCATCACCGCCGGCGCGTGGTCGTCGCCGCTGGCGGGCATGCTCGGCTTCGACCTGCCCGTGCGCGCCCGCAAACGCGACGTGTTTTCGTTGCAGGCACCGGGGCCGTTGCCGGGGTGTCCGTTGGTGATCGACCCCAGCGGGTTCTGGTTCCGCCCCGATGGCGACACGGGGCAGTTCCTGTGCGGCTCACCGCCGCGCGGCGAGGACATCGACGGTGTGCCGCTCGATCAGGTCGATCACGGCCTGTTCGACGAGTGGCTGTGGCCGCGACTGGCCGAGCGGGTGCCGCAATTCGACGAGCTGCGCGTCACGGGCTCATGGGCGGGGTACTACGAGTACAACACCTTCGACCAGAACGGACTGGTAGGCCGGCTTCCGGGTGTGCGCAACGCGTTCGTGGCGGCGGGGTTCTCGGGACACGGCCTGCAGCAGGCGCCGGCGGTCGGGCTCGGAGTGGCCGAGTTGATCGCGACGGGGGCATATGGTGTGCTCGACCTGTCGCCACTGGGGCTCGAGCGGATCGCGGCGAAGGCGCCGCTGGTCGAGCGGAACGTGATCTAG
- a CDS encoding ornithine cyclodeaminase family protein, producing the protein MLPYHSAEQVHAALPWPTLVSALRDAFAAGATVPRRHAHALSERDSLLLMPAWSDDALGVKVVTVMPDSRAARTVQALYILLDRHTGEPRAVLDGEALTVRRTAATSVLAASYLARDDASDLLVIGTGTLAPYMVRAYCAMRPAITRVRLWGRTPARAVALANALASEGLPVEACPDEPNALYNALAASHIVCAATTSRTPIVEGAWLQAGTHVDLVGGFTPAMREADDDTMCASRIVVDSYDGALSEAGDLVDPLARGTIPRVQVVAELRELVAGTIAGRTDGAQITLFKSVGLALEDLAAATLVCGA; encoded by the coding sequence ATGCTGCCGTATCATTCCGCCGAACAGGTCCACGCCGCCTTGCCGTGGCCCACTCTGGTATCCGCCTTGCGCGACGCCTTCGCGGCCGGTGCCACCGTGCCGCGCAGACACGCGCACGCGCTGAGCGAGCGGGACTCGCTGCTGCTCATGCCCGCATGGAGCGACGACGCGCTTGGCGTGAAAGTGGTGACGGTCATGCCCGATTCGCGCGCGGCCCGCACGGTACAGGCGCTGTACATATTGCTGGATCGACACACCGGTGAGCCGCGGGCCGTACTCGACGGTGAAGCGCTCACGGTACGCCGAACCGCGGCCACGTCGGTGCTGGCCGCCAGCTATCTGGCGCGCGATGACGCGAGCGACCTGTTGGTGATCGGCACGGGCACGCTGGCCCCGTACATGGTGCGGGCGTACTGCGCCATGCGACCGGCGATCACGCGTGTGCGCCTCTGGGGACGTACGCCGGCGCGCGCGGTGGCGCTGGCCAACGCGCTGGCGAGTGAAGGACTGCCGGTGGAAGCGTGCCCCGATGAACCGAACGCCTTGTACAATGCCCTCGCCGCGTCGCACATCGTGTGCGCGGCCACCACGTCTCGCACGCCGATCGTGGAGGGCGCATGGCTGCAGGCCGGCACGCATGTTGACCTGGTGGGTGGCTTCACGCCCGCCATGCGTGAGGCCGATGACGACACCATGTGTGCCAGTCGCATCGTGGTGGACAGCTATGACGGTGCCCTGAGCGAGGCCGGCGATCTGGTCGATCCACTGGCGCGCGGCACCATTCCGCGGGTGCAGGTGGTGGCCGAGCTGCGGGAGCTGGTGGCGGGTACGATTGCGGGGCGTACCGACGGCGCGCAGATCACGCTGTTCAAGTCGGTCGGACTCGCGCTGGAAGATCTGGCGGCAGCGACGCTCGTGTGCGGCGCGTAG
- a CDS encoding VIT family protein, which translates to MPLSHSETHKSANIGWLRAAVLGANDGLISTSSLVVGVAAAQPDRASVVVAALAGLVAGALSMAAGEYVSVSSQSDTETADLAREKMELATQPEHELAELAGIYVSRGLSPELAKQVAVELTAHDALGAHARDELGIHDLTRARPVQAALSSAAAFAVGAGLPVLFVFVAPTAILTPLVFGSTIVALGGLGMLAAQLGGASLWRGAARVTFWGAIAMVSTALIGKLVGSPV; encoded by the coding sequence ATGCCCCTATCGCATTCCGAAACCCACAAGAGCGCCAACATCGGCTGGCTGCGCGCCGCGGTACTCGGCGCCAACGACGGACTGATCTCGACCAGCAGTCTCGTAGTCGGCGTCGCGGCCGCGCAGCCCGATCGGGCGTCGGTGGTGGTAGCGGCACTCGCGGGCCTGGTGGCCGGCGCACTCTCGATGGCCGCCGGCGAGTATGTGTCGGTAAGCTCGCAGTCTGACACCGAGACGGCCGACCTCGCGCGCGAGAAGATGGAGCTCGCCACGCAGCCCGAGCACGAGCTCGCCGAGTTGGCTGGCATCTATGTATCTCGCGGACTGAGCCCTGAGCTGGCGAAGCAAGTGGCCGTCGAACTCACCGCGCACGACGCACTCGGTGCACACGCGCGCGATGAGTTGGGTATTCACGACCTCACGCGCGCGCGTCCCGTCCAGGCGGCCCTCTCCTCGGCCGCGGCCTTTGCCGTCGGCGCCGGGCTGCCCGTGCTCTTCGTGTTTGTCGCGCCCACGGCGATTCTCACACCACTTGTGTTCGGCTCCACGATTGTCGCGCTGGGCGGTCTGGGCATGCTCGCCGCACAGCTCGGTGGCGCGTCGCTGTGGCGCGGTGCGGCTCGTGTCACGTTCTGGGGCGCGATCGCCATGGTGTCGACCGCGCTGATCGGCAAACTCGTCGGGTCGCCGGTTTAA